AGAGTGCGGGTGAGTGCGCTTCGTCAGTTGTTGTGACGTGCGCCACGATCCCGCGCTCGGGACCAGCAGCGGAGGGATGGGAATGTTGTGGAAACCAGTCCTAGCGTCGGTGGGAAGCGGCGTCGATGTAACCGGGAGCGCGTTTCGCAGCGGAACGTGGAATCGCGTGTCCTCGGTGGGGCTGTCGCTGCTGGTGGCCGTGCTTCCGAAATGCTCGGTCTGCCTGATGGTGCACGGCAGCGTCCTGGCGGCGATGGGGCTGATGACCGTGCCGCAGCTGCCCCGGCCTGTCATCGTGGTCTCCCTTTTTGCCGCCGTGGGGCTCCTGGCCCGCGGCGCTCCCGCGCGGCGCGGCTATCGTCCCGCGGCCGTGGGATCGGTGGCGGCCCTGCTCCTGCTCGCCGATCTCACCCATTCGCACGGTGCCCATGCGGGACACGCCATGACCGCGGGCGCGCATCACCCGATCCTCACCGGGGCGGGCAGCGCGCTGCTCATCGCCGCATCGGTCTGGAACGCGTGGCCCTCGCGCCGCAACGCACCGCCGTCGGGACATTGCGCACCCTGCGGTGCGCCGGCATCGCCTCGCCCAGGGTGAGGGAGCCGGAACGGGCCAGGCGTTCAGCGCGGAGGTCGGAACGTGTGAAGTAGATGCGGAAACGAGGGCGTTGCCGAGCGCGGCGGCGACATTGGGAAGAAGATCGCCCCGCTCCGTCCGCTTCACCTGTCGGCCAGGGTGGGACGGATTGGCGGCTTGCCCTAGAGAGCGGACCCGCCGGAACGCGTCGATCCACCGTCCCAGCCGGGGATGGAGGCCGCCTGCTCGATCCAGATCGCCCACTGCTGCTCGTCGAACGGGTCCGACTCGCGCACGTCCACGGACCGCACGTCCTTGAACTGGCCGATGGGCGGAACCGGCTTCAGCGACGTCCCCTTGAAGAAGCTGAACTTGATGTGGCGCTGGAAGGCTGCGAAGGCGAGGAACCAGC
Above is a genomic segment from Longimicrobiaceae bacterium containing:
- a CDS encoding DUF1801 domain-containing protein, whose protein sequence is MPRKARSPASLPKSDGDAGVQAYIASMEPWQAAIARRIDALVVKHVPHVRKAVRWHSPFYGVEGQGWFLAFAAFQRHIKFSFFKGTSLKPVPPIGQFKDVRSVDVRESDPFDEQQWAIWIEQAASIPGWDGGSTRSGGSAL